One segment of Panicum virgatum strain AP13 chromosome 3K, P.virgatum_v5, whole genome shotgun sequence DNA contains the following:
- the LOC120701011 gene encoding uncharacterized protein LOC120701011, protein MPPGSDERMMIATETPEPLISIQILRSPAAFPPRPLPSLFPRRTLPSLLSPAGTSSIATGGSSRPGRRWSASRGSSTHERRWPAGAGARCGAKAQELHAAGRQRGSTRGRRRPAGAGARRLPRRALIDVGKQQLIMGIFMRDNPLVSPSEVNRHHYTLAFLGSGSERFAGSGSEDICHAWIRFEEENGTLDDYDLAVKKCFFNSRTLFTEVCVIVHEVCQNSASDITHVLF, encoded by the exons ATGCCGCCGGGCTCCGACGAGAGAATGATGATTGCCACGGAGACTCCTGAGCCTCTG ATCTCGATCCAAATCCTCCGCTCCCCCGCCGCGTTCCCCCCtcggcccctcccctccctcttccCCCGTCGCAccctcccctcccttctctcccctGCAGGCACCTCCTCCATTGCCACCGGCGGGAGCTCGAGGCCCGGGCGGAGGTGGTCGGCCAGCCGCGGGAGCTCCACGCACGAGCGGAGGTGGCCTGCCGGCGCGGGAGCTCGATGCGGGGCGAAGGCGCAGGAGCTCCACGCGGCTGGCCGGCAAAGGGGCTCCACGCGCGGGCGTAGGCGGCCTGCCGGCGCGGGAGCTCGCCGACTACCGCGTCGTGCTCTG ATCGATGTAGGGAAACAACAGCTTATCATGGGGATTTTTATGCGTGACAATCCACTGGTATCTCCTAGTGAAGTAAATAGACATCATTATACtcttgcatttttaggatcagGGAGTGAAAGATTTGCTGGGTCTGGATCAGAG GATATATGTCACGCATGGATAAGATTTGAAGAGGAGAATGGCACCTTGGATGATTATGACCTTGCTGTAAAAAAG TGCTTCTTCAATTCCAGAACATTATTCACTGAAGTTTGTGTTATTGTTCATGAGGTATGCCAAAATTCTGCTAGTGACATAACACATGTTCTTTTCTGA